The following proteins are co-located in the Hevea brasiliensis isolate MT/VB/25A 57/8 chromosome 11, ASM3005281v1, whole genome shotgun sequence genome:
- the LOC131170271 gene encoding secreted RxLR effector protein 161-like, which translates to MGKVSYVIGIETYHDRSQGLLGLSQKAYINKVLERFNMEKCSANVVLIYKGDKFSLKQCLNNELERKQMERIPHASIIGSIMYAQTCTRLDISFAMGMLGRYQSNLRMDHRKASKNVLRYLQGTNDNMLAYKRFDKLEVIRYLDLDFAGCMLTRKSIHGCLFLLAEGAISWKSVKQSVIAASLWKLNL; encoded by the coding sequence ATGGGTAAGGTATCCTATGTGATTGGAATTGAAACATATCATGACAGATCACAAGGACTGTTAGGATTGTCTCAGAAAGCATATATAAATAAAGTTTTAGAGAGGTTTAACATGGAAAAGTGCTCTGCAAATGTTGTTCTAATTTATAAAGGAGACAAATTTAGTCTCAAACAATGTCTAAATAATGAATTGGAACGCAAGCAAATGGAACGTATTCCTCATGCATCCATTATTGGGAGCATAATGTATGCTCAGACATGTACCAGGCTAGATATTAGTTTTGCTATGGGAATGTTAGGCAGGTATCAAAGTAATCTAAGAATGGATCATCGGAAAGCATCCAAAAATGTTTTGAGGTATCTGCAAGGAACAAATGATAACATGCTCGCATATAAAAGATTTGATAAACTTGAGGTGATAAGATATTTAGATTTAGATTTTGCTGGATGTATGCTCACCAGAAAGTCCATACATGGTTGTTTGTTCCTTTTAGCTGAAGGAGCAATTTCTTGGAAAAGTGTGAAGCAATCAGTCATTGCTGCATCACTATGGAAGCTGAATTTGTAG